The Microbacterium sp. W4I20 genome segment TCGTCGGCGCCCAGCACACGGCCATCGCGACGCCGGGGGACATCCTCTTCCACATCCGCTCGGACCGCCGGGATCTCGTGTTCGAACTGGAACGTCAGCTCCTCGACCTGCTCGCGGGTGCGGTCGACGTCGTCGACGAGACCGTGGGATTCCGATACTTCGACATCCGCGATCTGCTCGGCTTCGTCGACGGCACCGCGAACCCTGTCGGCGCCGCGCTCCCCGAAGCGACGCTCGTGGGAGACGAAGACCCCGAGAACGCAGGCGGCAGTTACGTCGTCGTGCAGAAGTACACGCATCCGCTGCGCGCATGGCAGGCGCTGACCACCGAGCAGCAGGAGGCGATCATCGGCCGCACCAAGGCCGACAACATCGAGCTCGACGACGCCGTCTCCGGCCAGAAGTCGCACAAGACGCTCTCCACGATCGTCGTCGACGGGCAGGAGCACGACATCCTCCGCGACAACATGCCGTTCGGGAGCCCGGGCACCGACGAGTTCGGCACGTACTTCATCGGCTACACCCGTCACCTGTGGGTGATCGAGAAGATGCTCGAGCGCATGTTCATCGGCGACCCGCCGGGGGTGCACGACCGGCTCCTGGACTTCTCGGTGCCGCTCACCGGCTCGACCTTCTTCGCGCCGTCCGCGACGGTGCTCGAGTCGCTGGCGGATGCCGGCTCGGACGCATGAGCGGCGTCTCGCCGACGACCCCTCGGGCTCGCGCCTCGCACGGCGGCGGGTTCTGGATCGTCGCGACCACCTTTCTGCTGGTCATGGCGTACTCCACCGTGCCGACCCCGCTGTACCCGCTGTACCAGGAGCGCGACGGTTTCCCGGTCTGGATGATCACGGTCATCTTCGCCGCCTATGCGGTCGGGGTCGTGTTCAGCCTGTTCTTCGTGGGGCACATCAGCGATTGGGCGGGGAGGCGACGGATGCTGCTCATCGCGGTCCTCGTCTCCGCGCTGTCCGCCGTGCTCTTCCTGCTGTGGAGGACCCCGGAGGGACTCATCGTCGCCCGCCTGATCAACGGCGTCAGCGTCGGGATCCTCACCGCGACGGCGACCGCCCATCTGGGTGAGCTGCGCGCGACGGCCCGACCCGATGAGAACGCCGTCGTCGCCGCCTCGGTCGCCGGCGCCGCGAACCTCGGCGGGCTCGCCCTCGGACCGCTCATCGGGGGACTGTTCGCCGAATTCCTTCCTGCCCCGCTCTTCACCCCGCACGTCGTGTTCCTCGTCATCCTGATCCTCGCCGGGATCGTCGTGACGGGCGTGCCGGAGACGGTGGACCCGCCCACCGACCGGGTGCACTACCGGCCGCAGCGACTCGCTCTTCCGGCCGGTTCGCGCGGTGCGTTCATCGCCGCCGGCTTCGGGGCGTTCGCGGCGTTCGCGCTGCTGGGACTGTTCACCTCTCTCGCCCCGTCGATCCTCGCCGGCACCTTCCAGGAGGGCGACCATCTGGTCGCGGGCGCGACGACGTTCGCCGTGTTCGGCGCGGCCGCGGTCGGTCAGCTGGCGCTCGCGAAGCTGCCGCTCGGGCGTCAGCTGATGATCGCGACCGTCAGTTGCGGCATCGGTCTCGCCGCGGTGGCTGCGGGCGCGCTGGTCCCGCAGTTGGCCGTCTTCCTCCTCGGCGGCATCGTCGCCGGGCTCGGCGTGGGAGTCCTGTTCAAGTCGTCCATCGCCACGGCATCCGGTCTCGCCGAGCCGACGAGGCATGGGGAGACCCTGGCTCTGATCTTCCTGATCGCCTACTGCGGCTTGGCGCTCCCTGTTCTCGCCGTCGGGGTCGCGCTGGTGTTCCTCCCCGAGAATCTCGTGCTCGTCGTCTTCGTCGCGCTGGTGCTGCTCTCGACGGTGGCGGCCGGCATCGCGATGACCCGACGAGCGAAGTCCGGCTCGGCCACCTCTCCGTGAGGATGTGAGGAAGAACCCATGCCTGCACGCTCCCGCTCCACTCTGAACATCGCCGTGATCGGCGGCTCGCTCGGCGGCCTCTTCGCCGCCGTTCTGCTGCACCAGGCGGGGCACACGGTGACGGTCTTCGAGCGATCGACCGAGGGGCTGTCCCGGCGGGGTGCGGGACTCGTGGCGCAGCAGGAGCTCTTCGAGGTGTCGCGTGCCGTCGGCATCCATGTCGACGACAGCTTCGGGGTGGAGGCGTACGAGCGCATCACCCTGGATCGTTCGGGTCGCGTGCTCTCCCGCGATGCCACGCCGCAGGTGCAGCTGTCGTGGGACGTGCTCTACGAGGAGTTCCGATCGCGACTGCCGCAGGAGGGGTATCGGTTGGGAGCAGCTGTGACCGCCGTGCGCACCGACGGCGAGGAGGCGGTGATCGCCTTCGCCGACGGCGCGGAGGCACGGTTCGATCTCGTTGTCGGGGCCGATGGACTGCGCTCCGTCGTGCGCCGTGCCGTGGCCCCCGAGGCGCACGAGAACACCTACGTGGGCTACGTGACGTGGCGCGGCCTCGTGCCCGAGCTGTCGCTGCCGCCGACGTCGGCGCGGACCCTGCTCGAGCGCTTCGCGTTCTTCACCGCGCCGGGTGCGCACATGCTCGGCTACCTCGTCCCGGGGTCGGCCGGGGAGACCCGGCGGGGCGACCGCCGCTACAACTGGGTCTGGTATCGACCTCTCACCGCCGCTGATCTGGCCGCCCTCATGAGCGCGGTGGGTCGGAGTGCGGGGAGCGTGTCCACCGCCCCGGGAGAGCTTCCGCGCACCCTCCGCGACGAACTCGTGCGCGATGCGCACCGCGAGCTTCCGCCGCCGTTCGCCGAGGCGGTCGAGGCAGAGGGCTCACCGTTCCTGCAGGCCATCTTCGACTACGTTCCGCCGCGGATGACGCGGGGCCGGGTGGCCCTGATCGGCGACGCCGCCGCCGTGGTCCGGCCGCATACCGCGATGGGGGCGGCGAAGGCGGCCGGCGATGCGATGACGCTGGCCGCGCTGCTGGGCGAGCACGACGTCCCGCGCGCTCTCGCCGGTTTCGACGCCGACCGTCTGCCGATCGCCCGGGCGATCGCCGACTACGGACGGCGGCTCGGCGCCGGCATCCCCCTCCTCGCGCCGAGCCGCCGCTGATGTCGCCGATCACGCGACAAATGTAGGAGCCTCTGCGACCGGTTCGAGCGTTACCGTGGGAGCGCTCCCCGCTCGAGAGCACACTCGAAACGACACGACTTGGAGACCCTCATGGCTTTTGTGACCACGGATGACGGTGCGGAGATCTACTTCAAGGACTGGGGCGACCGCGACGCCCAGCCCATCATGTTCCACCACGGCTGGCCGCTGTCGGCCGACGACTGGGACGCGCAGATGCTGTTCTTCCTCGAGAAGGGCTTCCGTGTCATCGCCAGCGACCGGCGCGGGCACGGCCGGTCCTCGCAGATCAGCACCGGGCACGACATGGACCACTACGCCAGCGACGCGAACGCGGTGGTCGAGCACCTCGACCTGCGCAATGCGATTCACATCGGTCACTCGACCGGCGGCGGCCAGGTCGCCCGCTACGTCGCGCAGTACGGAGAGCCGCAGGGGCGGGTGGCGAAGGCCATCCTCGTGTCGTCGGTTCCGCCGTTGATGGTGCAGACCGAGGCGAACCCCGACGGCACTCCCGTCTCGGTCTTCGACGGATTCCGCAGCGCGCTCGCCGCGAACCGGGCCGAGTTCTACCAGGCCGTGGCATCCGGGCCCTTCTACGGCTTCAACCGCGAGGGTGCCGCCGTGTCGGAGCCGGTGATCGCCAACTGGTGGCGCCAGGGGATGATGGGCAGCGCGCTGGCTCACTACGAGGGCATCAAGGCGTTCTCCGAGACCGACCAGACCGAGGATCTGAAGGCCATCTCCGTGCCGGTCCTGGTCACGCAGGGCGACGACGATCAGGTCGTCCCCTACCGCGACGCGTCGGTCAAGCAGCACGAGCTGCTCAGCGACTCCACCCTCAAGATCTACGAGGGCTACCCGCACGGGATGCTGACGGTGCACGCCGACGTCATCAACCCCGACCTGCTGGCGTTCATCCAGCAGTAGCGGTTTCGGACCTCGCGGCCGAACGGCGCGCCTCGGGAGACCGGGGCGCGCCGTTTCTGAGCGATCGGAGAGGTGGCGGGCGGCCCGAGAGGCCGCCCGCCACCGACCATCAGCGGGTCACATACGACAGGCCGTCGATGCGGAGCACGTCGCCCGAGGCCTTGACGATCCGGATCGTGTGCTCGCCCTTGCGCAGGTCGGCGCTCGTGAAGAGCGTCTGTCGGCTGAGTCGTGCGTCGCCGTGCAGGTCGATCGTGTCGACCAGCTTGTCGTCGATGTAGATCTCGGCCGTGCCCTGGTCGGGGCCGATGGCACCCGTGAGCGTGACCTTCGATCCCGTGAAGGCGAGCGAGACGGAGGCGCCGTCCGTGCCCGTCCAGTGCACGTCGTCGCGCAGGTCACCGCGGAAGCGGAAGTCCAGCGCCGTGTCACCGTCCGGCAGGGTGGCGAGCAGCGTGCTGCCGATCGTCACCTCGCGGCCGTCGACCGTGTAGTCCGTTCCCGCCGTCAGCGCCTTGCCGCCCCGGAACACCCCGAGGAACTCGCCCGGATCGCGGCCGAGCGTCACGACGGCATCCGCCGGCTGTGCCCGATCGAATGCCACGTGGTCGATGTCGAGCACGCCCTCCTGCACGACGTCGAGCTTGTCGATCAGCATGAACTGCCCCGACTTCTTCACGACCCGCAGGGTGTGGCTGCCGTTCGGCAGATCCCGCACGCCGTAGACGACCTGCTGCACACCCCGCCCCTCGGCCTGGAAGGTGTCGACCGTGTCGACCAGCACGCCGTCGAGGAAGACCTCGGCCTCGCCCTGGGACGAGTGCGTCTCGGTCACCCAGTCGATGCCGGTGCCGACGAACGAGTACTCGAACGCCGAACCGTCGGCCTCGCTGTACTGCACGTCGTCCTGGTAGTCGCCCATGCCGCGGCCGCCGCTACGGCTCCAGGTGCCGCTGTAGACGATGCCGGGGCCGTCGTTGTTGATGCTGACGATGTTCGAGGCGCCGGTCTCGGGTGCTTCTCCACCATCCGACGAGTCGAAGCTCGACACGGTGAGCGCCTGCGTGCGCGCCGGGACCTCCTTGCCGCCGTTGCGGGCCCAGTCCCCGTCGTAGACGAGGCGAGCGTCGTCGTCGTTGAGCGTGATGGTGCTCTTCTTCGCCGGCGTGAAGGTGAACAGGCGGGTGCCGTGGAGCGGCACGTCCTCGGCGACGAACTCCCCGTTCGCGGTGCCGAGGTTCTTCTTGCGCCACAGGTCGCGCACCTTCGCGGAGCCGTCGATGCCGAGGTCGGCGAGCGGGACGGTGATGTCGGCGTCGGTCCGCCCGAGGTTGAACACGGCGACCGTGACCGACCCGTCGGCGTTGACCGCGAACCAGGTCTGTCGCGGGGTGGCCGTCGAGACGGGGTGCGCGGGGCGCCCGGCCTGGTTCACCGCGATGACCTCCTTGTTGGTCAGCAGCTCCAGCCCGTACTCGTCGAGGTTGGTCATGTCGTTGCCGACGTACATCGGTGCGGCTCCCACGGCCCAGAAGGTCGCAGCCGTGCGACGCTCGTCCTTGGTGAGGCCGTCCATCGCGCCGTTGCCGACGTTCAGCGAGTCGAAGTCGTTCCAGCCCGTGCCGGGACCGGCGTGCCGCCACCAGTCGGCGGCCTTGGGGAACAGTCGCGAGATGTTGTCCCACGTGGTGAGCGCCTCGTTCTCGCAGTAGCACTCGACGTCCCAGTCGACGCGCCAGCCGTTCGCGTGTTCCTTCCAGAAGTCGGCGTAGCGGATGTCGAGCGCCCAGGAGAGCTCGAACCAGATGTCGTTGCGCTCGAGCGCCGTCGACCAGGCGGCGACGTCGTCACGGGCATCGATCGACAGGTCGCCGATCCCGGATCCCGGCGTCACACTGTCGAACTTCACGAAGTCGACGCCCCACTCGCCGAGCATGTCGGCGATCGAGTCGATGTAGGCCTGCCCGCACGGGGTCGAGAAATCGATGCGATGCCCGATGCCCCAGTAGTCCGCCTGCTGCAGGGGTCGCTTGACGACGTCGCCCGTGGTGCATTCGGGGGCGCCGGCGATCGGCAGCTCGGCCTCGTAGACTTCGGCCGAGATGCCCGGGATGAAGTACAGCCCCACCTTCTGGCCGTTGTCGTGCACGTGGTCGATCACGGCCTGCAGGCCGTCGGGGTAGAGGGTCTCGCTGGGAACCGGGCGACCGTTGGCGTCGACGCCGCCGTTCCAGCCGGCATCGATGTTGATGTACTCGTATCCGAACTTCTGCAGCTTGTCGTGCATCGCATCGGACTGCGCGATGATCTGCTCGGCGCTGATCCACTTCTTGCCGTCACCGGCGTAGACCTGCATGCTGTAGCTGCTCCAGCCCATGTACGGGCGCGCGCCGAGCGGCTCGTCCGGCCTCGCCGCGGCCGCGGCGAGCGTCGTGGCGGATGCCGTTG includes the following:
- a CDS encoding Dyp-type peroxidase; this encodes MSSSPAASRRVPIEAQTVDAPLSGCAVFLVLRVHDDQAALDTVRDTLGSLGEVVKNVAFRDLDAALSCIAGIGARVWTPLTGRPLPSELHPFRPVVGAQHTAIATPGDILFHIRSDRRDLVFELERQLLDLLAGAVDVVDETVGFRYFDIRDLLGFVDGTANPVGAALPEATLVGDEDPENAGGSYVVVQKYTHPLRAWQALTTEQQEAIIGRTKADNIELDDAVSGQKSHKTLSTIVVDGQEHDILRDNMPFGSPGTDEFGTYFIGYTRHLWVIEKMLERMFIGDPPGVHDRLLDFSVPLTGSTFFAPSATVLESLADAGSDA
- a CDS encoding MFS transporter, with product MSGVSPTTPRARASHGGGFWIVATTFLLVMAYSTVPTPLYPLYQERDGFPVWMITVIFAAYAVGVVFSLFFVGHISDWAGRRRMLLIAVLVSALSAVLFLLWRTPEGLIVARLINGVSVGILTATATAHLGELRATARPDENAVVAASVAGAANLGGLALGPLIGGLFAEFLPAPLFTPHVVFLVILILAGIVVTGVPETVDPPTDRVHYRPQRLALPAGSRGAFIAAGFGAFAAFALLGLFTSLAPSILAGTFQEGDHLVAGATTFAVFGAAAVGQLALAKLPLGRQLMIATVSCGIGLAAVAAGALVPQLAVFLLGGIVAGLGVGVLFKSSIATASGLAEPTRHGETLALIFLIAYCGLALPVLAVGVALVFLPENLVLVVFVALVLLSTVAAGIAMTRRAKSGSATSP
- a CDS encoding FAD-dependent monooxygenase; the protein is MPARSRSTLNIAVIGGSLGGLFAAVLLHQAGHTVTVFERSTEGLSRRGAGLVAQQELFEVSRAVGIHVDDSFGVEAYERITLDRSGRVLSRDATPQVQLSWDVLYEEFRSRLPQEGYRLGAAVTAVRTDGEEAVIAFADGAEARFDLVVGADGLRSVVRRAVAPEAHENTYVGYVTWRGLVPELSLPPTSARTLLERFAFFTAPGAHMLGYLVPGSAGETRRGDRRYNWVWYRPLTAADLAALMSAVGRSAGSVSTAPGELPRTLRDELVRDAHRELPPPFAEAVEAEGSPFLQAIFDYVPPRMTRGRVALIGDAAAVVRPHTAMGAAKAAGDAMTLAALLGEHDVPRALAGFDADRLPIARAIADYGRRLGAGIPLLAPSRR
- a CDS encoding alpha/beta fold hydrolase; protein product: MAFVTTDDGAEIYFKDWGDRDAQPIMFHHGWPLSADDWDAQMLFFLEKGFRVIASDRRGHGRSSQISTGHDMDHYASDANAVVEHLDLRNAIHIGHSTGGGQVARYVAQYGEPQGRVAKAILVSSVPPLMVQTEANPDGTPVSVFDGFRSALAANRAEFYQAVASGPFYGFNREGAAVSEPVIANWWRQGMMGSALAHYEGIKAFSETDQTEDLKAISVPVLVTQGDDDQVVPYRDASVKQHELLSDSTLKIYEGYPHGMLTVHADVINPDLLAFIQQ
- a CDS encoding X2-like carbohydrate binding domain-containing protein, whose product is MFHNDRPTPRLRWPAALAAATLALGMGAASAQASEAPAASASPSAPSAATASATTLAAAAARPDEPLGARPYMGWSSYSMQVYAGDGKKWISAEQIIAQSDAMHDKLQKFGYEYINIDAGWNGGVDANGRPVPSETLYPDGLQAVIDHVHDNGQKVGLYFIPGISAEVYEAELPIAGAPECTTGDVVKRPLQQADYWGIGHRIDFSTPCGQAYIDSIADMLGEWGVDFVKFDSVTPGSGIGDLSIDARDDVAAWSTALERNDIWFELSWALDIRYADFWKEHANGWRVDWDVECYCENEALTTWDNISRLFPKAADWWRHAGPGTGWNDFDSLNVGNGAMDGLTKDERRTAATFWAVGAAPMYVGNDMTNLDEYGLELLTNKEVIAVNQAGRPAHPVSTATPRQTWFAVNADGSVTVAVFNLGRTDADITVPLADLGIDGSAKVRDLWRKKNLGTANGEFVAEDVPLHGTRLFTFTPAKKSTITLNDDDARLVYDGDWARNGGKEVPARTQALTVSSFDSSDGGEAPETGASNIVSINNDGPGIVYSGTWSRSGGRGMGDYQDDVQYSEADGSAFEYSFVGTGIDWVTETHSSQGEAEVFLDGVLVDTVDTFQAEGRGVQQVVYGVRDLPNGSHTLRVVKKSGQFMLIDKLDVVQEGVLDIDHVAFDRAQPADAVVTLGRDPGEFLGVFRGGKALTAGTDYTVDGREVTIGSTLLATLPDGDTALDFRFRGDLRDDVHWTGTDGASVSLAFTGSKVTLTGAIGPDQGTAEIYIDDKLVDTIDLHGDARLSRQTLFTSADLRKGEHTIRIVKASGDVLRIDGLSYVTR